Proteins co-encoded in one Brassica rapa cultivar Chiifu-401-42 chromosome A02, CAAS_Brap_v3.01, whole genome shotgun sequence genomic window:
- the LOC103852341 gene encoding LEAF RUST 10 DISEASE-RESISTANCE LOCUS RECEPTOR-LIKE PROTEIN KINASE-like 1.4 isoform X11, which translates to MINLFLSPSKSMLSRIIWTLFVIPSCVFAVDELHQRCSGPFSCANKEELFYPFWKSGREDCGHPDFKLDCNGEFAELDMSSVKYRILSMSYEDSPVIRLARSDYIGHLCPPDPRNASLSESILQLVRDTDLLTLYYDCNYLLPPGSVGSYIRTFGCGYERGGRTSYYVTRNLSSHLLKGISDLLYNFTTLCSRNVSIPVSRQALDELEEIPSQDNLEKALDQGFELGVNNDCSECIKSGGACGYSKNSSSFICYCVDKPHSRTCRDTGLSTTAKAGIGSACGLVGLFLIAVVLFCLFRRRKKTQTDQYTSKDLPVTSYSSRETSSYPTSTTISSSSNHSLLPSISNLQNGSTYFGVQVFSYEELEEATDNFSRELGDGGFGTVYYGMLKDGRAVAVKRLYERSLKRVEQFKNEIEIFKSLKHRNLVILYGCTSRHSRELLLVYEYISNGTLADHLHGDRAQPRPLCWSVRLNVAIETACALSFLHTSGIIHRDVKTTNILLDDDYTVKVADFGLSRLFPMDQTHISTAPQGTPGYVDPEYYQCYRLNEKSDVYSFGVVLTELISSKEAVDITRHRHDINLANMAVSKIQNNALHELVDPSLGFAKDPEVKRKMMAVAELAFRCLQQEREVRPSMDEIVEILKRIKGENRVESSSPDVVDIERSGGDDVGLLRHCHSVPPPISPETDKWTSSSDTAASSF; encoded by the exons ATGATCAATCTCTTTTTATCCCCATCAAAATCTATGTTGTCTAGAATCATATGGACGCTGTTTGTGATCCCATCTTGTGTTTTCGCAGTAGATGAACTTCACCAACGCTGCAGTGGCCCCTTTAGCTGTGCCAACAAGGAAGAACTCTTTTACCCGTTCTGGAAATCTGGCAGAGAAGACTGCGGCCACCCTGACTTCAAACTCGACTGCAATGGAGAATTCGCAGAACTGGACATGTCCTCTGTTAAGTACAGAATCTTAAGTATGAGCTATGAGGACTCTCCTGTCATTAGACTTGCCAGATCGGATTATATAGGCCATCTTTGTCCACCAGATCCACGAAATGCATCACTCAGCGAAAGTATTCTTCAACTCGTACGTGACACCGATCTGCTAACTTTATATTATGACTGCAACTACCTTTTACCGCCTGGTTCTGTAGGTAGTTACATTAGAACTTTTGGTTGTGGGTATGAAAGAGGCGGTAGAACAAGTTACTATGTCACGAGAAACCTATCCTCCCATTTACTGAAGGGGATTAGTGACCTTTTGTATAACTTCACGACACTTTGCAGCAGAAATGTCAGTATTCCAGTTTCTAGACAGGCGTTGGACGAATTAGAGGAGATTCCAAGTCAAGATAACTTAGAAAAGGCTCTTGATCAAGGTTTCGAGCTTGGAGTTAACAATGATTGTTCAGAGTGCATTAAATCTGGAGGTGCTTGTGGGTATAGCAAGAACTCAAGTAGTTTCATCTGCTATTGTGTAGATAAGCCGCATAGCCGTACCTGCAGAGATACag GCCTCTCTACTACCGCAAAAGCAG GAATCGGATCTGCTTGCGGGTTGGTGGGGCTCTTTCTTATAGCCGTAGTATTGTTCTGTCTCTTCAGACGGAGAAAGAAAACACAGACAGATCAATACACAAGCAAAGACTTGCCAGTAACGTCTTACTCAAGCAGAGAAACATCAAGCTATCCAACTTCCACAACAATCTCCAGCAGCAGCAACCACTCCCTTCTCCCCTCAATCTCTAACCTCCAAAACGGAAGCACCTACTTTGGAGTTCAAGTCTTCAGCTACGAAGAACTCGAGGAAGCCACCGATAACTTCTCTAGAGAGCTCGGAGACGGCGGCTTCGGCACAGTCTACTACG GCATGTTGAAAGACGGACGAGCCGTAGCAGTGAAACGACTCTACGAACGATCTCTAAAACGCGTCGAACAGTTCAAGAACGAGATCGAGATCTTTAAATCCCTTAAGCACCGAAACCTCGTGATACTCTACGGATGCACGTCGCGACACAGCAGAGAGCTTCTCCTCGTCTACGAGTACATCTCTAACGGAACTCTAGCAGACCATCTCCACGGTGATCGCGCTCAACCTCGCCCTCTTTGCTGGTCGGTTCGTCTAAACGTCGCCATCGAAACCGCGTGCGCACTTTCCTTCCTCCACACGTCAGGGATCATTCACAGAGACGTCAAGACAACAAACATTCTCCTCGACGACGACTACACTGTGAAGGTAGCCGACTTCGGCCTCTCACGGTTGTTTCCGATGGACCAAACTCACATCTCCACCGCGCCGCAAGGCACCCCGGGGTACGTAGACCCGGAGTACTACCAATGCTACCGTCTGAACGAGAAGAGCGACGTCTACAGCTTCGGAGTCGTACTCACGGAGCTCATCTCATCCAAAGAAGCAGTCGACATCACCAGACATCGCCACGACATCAACTTGGCGAACATGGCCGTGTCCAAGATCCAGAACAACGCGTTGCACGAGCTCGTTGACCCGAGTCTGGGGTTCGCGAAGGATCCGGAGGTGAAGAGGAAGATGATGGCGGTGGCTGAGCTTGCGTTCAGGTGTTTGCAGCAGGAGAGGGAAGTGAGGCCGTCGATGGATGAGATCGTGGAGATTTTGAAACGGATCAAGGGGGAGAATCGAGTGGAGTCGTCGTCACCGGATGTGGTGGATATTGAGCGGAGCGGAGGAGATGACGTAGGACTGCTGAGGCATTGTCATAGTGTACCGCCGCCGATCTCGCCGGAGACTGacaagtggacgagtagctcggatACGGCCGCGAGTTCATTTTGA